The following DNA comes from Chloroflexota bacterium.
CCATGTCCACGGCAGCCAACATGATGTGCGTCGCCGCGATGGCCGTGTCCTGGATGCAGTACAGGTCGCGCCCGCGGCTGCCGTAGCGCGCCGCCGACCGAGAGGCGTCGGCGCAGACCACAATCACAACCGGCGCTTCTGCGATGAACCCCTGCCCGAAGGCCGCCTCGGCCAGCCCGTCCTTCACGTCCTGCGACCAGACCACGTAGAAATGCCACGGCTGGCGATTGCCTGCAGAGGGCGCGCGAATGGCCGCCTCCAGCAACTTCTCCACCT
Coding sequences within:
- a CDS encoding nitroreductase family protein, whose protein sequence is MEFWEVILTRRSVRQFRQDKPLKEAQVEKLLEAAIRAPSAGNRQPWHFYVVWSQDVKDGLAEAAFGQGFIAEAPVVIVVCADASRSAARYGSRGRDLYCIQDTAIAATHIMLAAVDMGLGTCWVGAFDEEQAAAVLRLPAVLRPVAILPIGYPAKEGGPRTPRRGMSEVVTTLK